In one window of Thermus aquaticus DNA:
- the rpmH gene encoding 50S ribosomal protein L34, which yields MKRTWQPNRRKRAKTHGFRARMKTPGGRNVLKRRRRKGRWRLTPKVSG from the coding sequence ATGAAAAGGACCTGGCAACCCAACCGGAGGAAGCGGGCCAAGACCCACGGCTTCCGGGCCCGCATGAAGACCCCAGGCGGCAGGAACGTGCTGAAGCGCAGGCGAAGAAAGGGCCGCTGGCGCCTGACGCCCAAGGTAAGCGGCTAG
- a CDS encoding disulfide oxidoreductase, whose translation MQRAPLLLAFAWIVALVATLGSLYYSEVRLFLPCELCWYQRIFMYPQAVILGLALWRQDFGVWPYSLALSLIGGSISTLHLLEQKFPNLFTLACKPPVPCSVEYIPQFPIPLQALIAFALIALSMALLAREARVVR comes from the coding sequence ATGCAGCGCGCTCCCCTTCTCTTGGCCTTCGCTTGGATCGTGGCCCTGGTGGCCACCCTGGGAAGCCTCTACTACTCCGAGGTGCGGCTTTTCCTGCCCTGCGAGCTCTGCTGGTACCAGCGCATCTTCATGTACCCGCAGGCCGTCATCCTGGGCCTGGCCCTGTGGCGGCAGGACTTTGGGGTCTGGCCCTACAGCCTGGCCCTTTCCCTGATCGGGGGGAGCATCAGCACCCTGCATCTCCTGGAGCAGAAGTTCCCCAACCTCTTCACCCTGGCCTGCAAGCCCCCGGTGCCCTGCTCCGTGGAGTACATACCCCAGTTTCCCATCCCCCTTCAGGCCCTCATCGCCTTCGCCCTCATCGCCCTCAGCATGGCCCTTCTCGCCCGGGAAGCCCGTGTGGTAAGATGA
- a CDS encoding protein jag, with translation MDEKKKSIDDLLSDLGVLEEAPVEVELKESGKESQTKGPKEVLEEFLVGLLLRLDPAHYVEVRQEGNLLRAEVKGGDLGRFIGKEGRTLKAVEYLAGVVLAKHFGGAYRVVLDAAGYRKRQEDKIRRLAQEAALTVELTGEPLPLPPMRPSERRIVHMLLKNHPKVTTESHGEGEERHVVVYPRDKAPPGTGEGA, from the coding sequence ATGGACGAGAAGAAGAAGAGCATTGACGACCTCCTCTCCGACCTGGGGGTGCTGGAAGAGGCCCCGGTGGAGGTGGAGCTCAAAGAAAGCGGGAAGGAGAGCCAAACCAAGGGCCCCAAGGAGGTTCTGGAAGAGTTTCTCGTGGGCCTCCTCCTCCGCCTGGACCCCGCCCACTACGTGGAGGTGCGCCAGGAGGGAAACCTCCTCCGGGCCGAGGTCAAGGGCGGGGACCTGGGGCGCTTCATCGGCAAGGAGGGGCGGACCCTGAAGGCGGTGGAGTACCTGGCGGGGGTGGTCCTGGCCAAGCACTTCGGCGGGGCCTACCGGGTGGTCCTGGACGCCGCCGGCTACCGCAAGCGGCAGGAGGACAAGATCCGCAGGCTGGCCCAGGAGGCGGCCCTTACCGTGGAGCTCACGGGAGAGCCCCTGCCCCTGCCCCCCATGCGCCCCTCGGAAAGGCGCATCGTCCACATGCTCCTCAAGAACCACCCCAAGGTGACCACGGAAAGCCACGGGGAGGGGGAGGAGCGGCACGTGGTGGTCTACCCCCGTGATAAGGCTCCTCCGGGAACTGGAGAGGGAGCTTGA
- the prmC gene encoding peptide chain release factor N(5)-glutamine methyltransferase produces the protein MIRLLRELERELEGAGLPKGEALDLLALAAGLPRKALLLRLSEPPPPGAEARARELLKRRLSGYPLQYLLGEVEFFGLPLKVAEGVLIPRPETEGLVELALSLPLPPRPRVLDVGTGTGAIALALKRHLPEAEVHATEVDPRALALAEENARRLGLPVHFLKAPLTGGLRRLDLIVSNPPYLPEAYREVAPKELAFENPLALYAGPEGLDVARPLAGEAWEALRPGGFLLMELAPENVGLMAKELGAMGFQEVAVLRDLLGRERYLRARRPP, from the coding sequence GTGATAAGGCTCCTCCGGGAACTGGAGAGGGAGCTTGAAGGGGCGGGCCTCCCCAAGGGCGAGGCCCTGGACCTTCTGGCCCTGGCGGCGGGGCTTCCCCGAAAGGCCCTCCTCCTTAGGCTTTCCGAGCCCCCACCCCCGGGAGCGGAGGCCAGAGCCCGGGAGCTCCTAAAAAGGCGGCTTTCCGGCTATCCCCTGCAGTACCTCCTGGGGGAGGTGGAGTTTTTTGGCCTCCCCCTAAAGGTGGCCGAGGGGGTCCTGATCCCGAGGCCGGAGACCGAAGGGCTGGTAGAGCTGGCCCTGAGCCTTCCCCTTCCCCCAAGGCCCCGCGTCCTGGACGTGGGGACGGGGACGGGGGCCATCGCCTTGGCCCTGAAGCGGCACCTCCCCGAGGCCGAGGTCCACGCCACCGAGGTGGACCCTAGGGCCCTGGCCCTGGCGGAGGAGAACGCCAGGAGGCTGGGCCTTCCGGTCCATTTCCTGAAGGCCCCCCTCACGGGGGGGCTAAGGAGGCTGGACCTCATCGTCTCCAACCCCCCGTACCTGCCCGAGGCTTACCGGGAGGTGGCCCCCAAGGAGCTCGCTTTTGAGAACCCGCTGGCCCTTTACGCCGGGCCTGAGGGCCTAGACGTGGCCCGGCCCCTGGCCGGTGAGGCCTGGGAGGCCCTGAGGCCCGGGGGCTTCCTCCTAATGGAGCTCGCCCCGGAGAACGTGGGCCTCATGGCGAAGGAGCTTGGCGCCATGGGCTTCCAGGAGGTGGCGGTCCTAAGGGACCTTCTGGGTCGGGAGCGGTACCTCCGGGCCCGGCGGCCCCCCTAG
- the rnpA gene encoding ribonuclease P protein component, protein MAPDAQGKRLGQGPPKAGGRLLSLKGDRAFQRLRKGRAGRGRFVSVKWLPAPEARVGIVVSKKVGKAVVRNKVKRRLREILRRLHLPKAHILLVASPEAREAGFAELFQDVVRALRKSGLIQ, encoded by the coding sequence CTGGCGCCTGACGCCCAAGGTAAGCGGCTAGGCCAAGGCCCCCCCAAAGCGGGGGGCAGGCTTCTTTCCTTAAAAGGGGACCGGGCTTTCCAGCGCCTGCGCAAGGGCAGGGCGGGAAGGGGCAGGTTTGTGAGCGTGAAGTGGCTCCCCGCTCCCGAGGCCCGGGTGGGGATCGTGGTCTCCAAAAAGGTGGGCAAGGCGGTGGTGCGCAACAAGGTGAAAAGGCGCCTTCGGGAGATCCTCCGCCGCCTTCACCTCCCCAAGGCCCACATCCTCCTGGTGGCGAGCCCCGAAGCGCGGGAGGCGGGCTTCGCCGAGCTCTTCCAGGACGTGGTCCGGGCCCTCAGGAAAAGCGGGCTGATACAATAG
- the lptB gene encoding LPS export ABC transporter ATP-binding protein has product MDGELVAQGLRKRYGPKEVVKGVDLHLKRGEIVALFGPNGAGKTTTFYMVVGFIRPTGGRIFLKGQEIGRLPMYKRARMGLGYLPQEPSAFRRMTVLENLLAILEFQPLSQRERLEKAKALLEELAIYHLKDRMAYALSGGERRRLEIARALCTDPDFILLDEPFTGVDPKNVREIQKVIAELRERRGVGVFVTDHAVRETLAITDRVYVMYDGEILFHGDPETFAKDQGVRRHYLGEDYEL; this is encoded by the coding sequence ATGGACGGCGAGCTTGTGGCCCAGGGACTTAGGAAACGCTACGGCCCCAAGGAGGTGGTCAAGGGGGTGGACCTCCACCTCAAGCGGGGGGAGATCGTGGCCCTCTTCGGCCCCAACGGGGCGGGGAAGACCACGACCTTTTACATGGTGGTGGGCTTCATCCGGCCCACCGGGGGGCGCATCTTCCTGAAGGGCCAGGAGATCGGCCGCCTGCCCATGTACAAAAGGGCCCGCATGGGCCTCGGCTACCTGCCCCAGGAGCCCAGCGCCTTCCGGCGGATGACGGTGCTGGAAAACCTCCTGGCCATCCTGGAGTTCCAGCCCCTTTCCCAGAGGGAGCGACTGGAAAAGGCCAAGGCCCTTCTGGAGGAGCTGGCCATCTACCACCTCAAAGACCGCATGGCCTACGCCCTCTCCGGCGGGGAAAGGCGTCGGCTGGAGATCGCCCGGGCCCTCTGCACCGACCCCGACTTCATCCTTCTGGACGAGCCCTTCACCGGGGTGGACCCCAAGAACGTGCGGGAGATCCAGAAGGTCATCGCCGAGCTTCGGGAAAGGCGGGGCGTGGGGGTCTTCGTCACCGACCACGCCGTGCGGGAGACCCTGGCCATCACCGACCGGGTCTACGTGATGTACGACGGGGAGATCCTCTTCCACGGCGACCCCGAGACCTTCGCCAAGGACCAGGGGGTGCGGCGGCACTACCTGGGGGAAGACTACGAGCTTTAG
- a CDS encoding ATP-dependent helicase: MGEAHPSEEALLSSLNEAQRQAVLHFEGPALVVAGAGSGKTRTVVHRVAYLIARRGVFPSEILAVTFTNKAAEEMKARLKAMVSGAGELWVSTFHAAALRILRVYGERVGLKPGFVVYDEDDQTALLKEIFKELGLAAKPGPIKSLLDRAKNQGVPPERLLLELPEFYAGLSRGRLQDVLHRYQEALRAQGALDFGDILLYALKLLEEDGEVLKRVRKRARFIHVDEYQDTNPVQYRFTRLLAGEEANLMAVGDPDQGIYSFRAADIRNILDFTQDYPKARVYRLEDNYRSTEAILRFANAIIVKNALRLEKTLRPVKKGGEPVRLFRAESARDEARFVAEEIARLGPPFDRVAVLYRTNAQSRLLEQALASRGIPARVVGGVGFFERAEVKDLLAYARLSLNPLDAVSLKRVLNTPPRGIGPATVEKVQAIAKERGLPLFEALKVAARTLPRPEPLRAFLALMEELMDLAFGPAEAFFRHLLLATDYPAYLKEAYPEDAEDRLENVEELLRAAKEAESLMDFLDKVALTARAEEPAEAEGRVALMTLHNAKGLEFPVVFLVGVEEGLLPHRSSLSTQEGLEEERRLFYVGVTRAQERLYLSYAQEREIYGRLEPVRPSRFLEEVDEGLYEVYDPYRQSSRKPTPPPHRALPGAFRGGEKVVHPRFGPGTVVAAAGDEVTVHFEGVGLKRLSLKYADLRPA, encoded by the coding sequence GTGGGCGAGGCGCATCCCTCCGAAGAGGCCCTGCTCTCCTCCCTGAACGAGGCCCAGCGCCAGGCCGTCCTCCACTTTGAGGGCCCGGCTTTGGTGGTGGCGGGGGCGGGTAGCGGCAAGACCCGGACCGTGGTCCACCGGGTGGCCTACCTCATCGCCAGGCGCGGGGTCTTCCCCTCGGAGATCCTAGCCGTCACCTTCACCAACAAGGCCGCCGAGGAGATGAAGGCCCGCCTGAAGGCCATGGTGAGCGGGGCGGGGGAGCTTTGGGTCTCCACCTTCCACGCCGCCGCCCTGCGCATCCTCAGGGTCTACGGGGAGCGGGTGGGCCTGAAGCCCGGCTTCGTGGTCTACGACGAGGACGACCAGACGGCTTTGCTCAAGGAAATCTTCAAAGAGCTCGGGCTCGCCGCCAAGCCCGGTCCCATCAAGAGCCTCTTGGACCGGGCCAAGAACCAGGGGGTGCCCCCCGAGCGCCTTCTTTTGGAGCTTCCCGAGTTCTACGCCGGGCTTTCCCGGGGGAGGCTCCAGGACGTCCTCCACCGCTACCAGGAGGCCCTGAGGGCCCAGGGGGCTTTGGACTTTGGGGACATTCTCCTTTATGCCCTAAAGCTTCTGGAGGAGGACGGAGAGGTCCTGAAGCGGGTCAGGAAGCGGGCCCGCTTCATCCACGTGGACGAGTACCAGGACACCAACCCCGTCCAGTACCGCTTCACCCGGCTTCTGGCGGGGGAGGAGGCCAACCTCATGGCGGTGGGGGACCCGGACCAGGGCATCTACTCCTTCCGGGCGGCCGACATCCGCAACATCCTGGACTTCACCCAGGACTACCCCAAGGCCAGGGTCTACCGCCTCGAGGACAACTACCGCTCCACCGAGGCCATCCTCCGCTTCGCCAACGCCATCATCGTTAAGAACGCCCTCCGCTTGGAGAAGACCCTGAGGCCGGTGAAAAAGGGCGGGGAGCCCGTGCGGCTTTTCCGGGCGGAAAGCGCCCGGGACGAGGCCCGCTTCGTGGCCGAGGAGATCGCGCGGCTTGGCCCCCCTTTTGACCGGGTGGCCGTCCTCTACCGCACCAACGCGCAAAGCCGCCTCCTGGAGCAGGCCCTGGCCAGCCGGGGCATTCCGGCCCGGGTGGTGGGGGGCGTGGGCTTCTTTGAGCGGGCCGAGGTGAAGGACCTTTTGGCCTACGCCCGCCTGAGCCTGAACCCTCTGGACGCCGTGAGCCTCAAGCGGGTCCTGAACACGCCGCCCCGGGGAATCGGCCCGGCCACGGTGGAGAAGGTCCAGGCCATCGCAAAGGAGCGGGGCCTGCCCCTCTTTGAGGCCCTGAAGGTGGCGGCGCGGACCCTTCCCCGCCCCGAGCCCCTGCGGGCCTTCCTGGCCCTCATGGAGGAGCTCATGGACCTGGCCTTCGGCCCGGCGGAGGCCTTTTTCCGCCACCTCCTCCTGGCCACCGACTACCCCGCCTACCTGAAGGAGGCCTACCCCGAAGACGCCGAGGACCGCCTGGAGAACGTGGAGGAGCTTTTGCGGGCCGCCAAGGAGGCGGAAAGCCTCATGGACTTCCTGGACAAGGTGGCCCTCACGGCCCGGGCGGAGGAGCCCGCCGAGGCCGAGGGGCGGGTTGCCCTCATGACCCTCCACAACGCCAAGGGGCTGGAGTTTCCCGTGGTCTTCCTGGTGGGGGTGGAGGAGGGGCTTCTGCCCCACCGCTCCTCCCTCTCCACCCAGGAGGGCCTCGAGGAGGAGCGCCGCCTCTTCTACGTGGGGGTCACCCGGGCCCAGGAGCGGCTTTACCTCTCCTACGCCCAGGAGCGGGAGATCTACGGCCGCCTAGAGCCCGTGCGCCCAAGCCGCTTCCTAGAGGAGGTGGACGAGGGCCTCTACGAGGTCTACGACCCTTACCGCCAAAGCTCCAGGAAGCCCACCCCGCCGCCCCACCGGGCCCTGCCCGGGGCCTTTAGGGGTGGGGAGAAGGTGGTCCACCCCCGCTTCGGCCCGGGGACCGTGGTGGCGGCGGCCGGGGACGAGGTCACCGTGCACTTTGAGGGGGTGGGGCTCAAGCGCCTCTCCCTGAAGTACGCCGACCTGAGGCCGGCCTAG
- a CDS encoding YidC/Oxa1 family membrane protein insertase — translation MRRLIALALLLLPALALEAGFKDVDVNGDGVPEKVAVTNLVDLAFDQKGQVVGWYVKTYKGTAIGDYAKAPNLRANGPVVSPAGFTPTKAEFLVEDGRLLARFQGQEGTLTYEIAKGRYTVGVRADFPLTLRLSAQGAPRVLLEGQGEPLPSGEGRFRYLAWQTRPKAGYALVAFGEGPLEGKLVGKEGEVRLPPGQEVKVYGGQNELVRFHVEGLLALPGLFTPNLWGQLSLGLLWIMEIAFRYTGSWGLAILFLTLVVRLLLWPLMHQQFKSMAEMQRLQPLIQKINEKYKDDPNKRAEATMKLYQEHKVNPAAGCLPLFIQMPILFILWKVIANYEFGQGLLWIPDLALPDPYYILPVLYVASTLLSTWLSAHGNKDVIRQGLFINLIFVFLVLQFPAGVTLYWVLSNLIGLFQQWLINKSLKPLAA, via the coding sequence ATGAGGCGCCTTATCGCCCTCGCCCTCCTCCTCCTTCCCGCCCTGGCCCTGGAGGCGGGCTTCAAGGACGTGGACGTGAACGGGGACGGCGTGCCGGAAAAGGTGGCCGTCACCAACCTCGTGGACCTGGCCTTTGACCAGAAGGGCCAGGTGGTGGGCTGGTACGTCAAGACCTACAAGGGCACCGCCATCGGCGACTACGCCAAGGCCCCCAACCTCAGGGCGAATGGCCCCGTGGTGAGCCCGGCGGGCTTTACCCCAACGAAGGCGGAGTTTTTGGTGGAGGACGGCCGCCTCCTGGCCCGCTTCCAGGGCCAGGAGGGCACCCTCACCTACGAGATCGCCAAGGGACGGTACACCGTGGGGGTCCGGGCGGACTTCCCCCTTACCCTAAGGCTTTCCGCCCAAGGGGCTCCCCGGGTCCTCCTGGAGGGCCAAGGGGAGCCCCTCCCCAGCGGGGAGGGCCGGTTCCGCTACCTGGCCTGGCAGACCCGGCCCAAAGCGGGCTATGCCCTGGTGGCCTTCGGAGAGGGGCCCCTCGAGGGCAAGCTGGTGGGGAAGGAGGGCGAGGTCCGGCTACCCCCGGGCCAGGAGGTCAAGGTCTACGGCGGGCAGAACGAGCTGGTGCGCTTCCACGTGGAGGGCCTCCTCGCTCTACCCGGCCTCTTCACCCCCAACCTCTGGGGCCAGCTCTCCTTGGGCCTTCTTTGGATCATGGAGATCGCCTTCCGCTACACGGGGAGCTGGGGCCTCGCCATCCTCTTCCTGACCCTGGTGGTGCGCCTCCTCCTCTGGCCCCTCATGCACCAGCAGTTCAAGAGCATGGCCGAGATGCAGCGCCTCCAGCCCCTCATCCAGAAGATCAACGAGAAGTACAAGGACGACCCCAACAAGCGGGCAGAGGCCACCATGAAGCTCTACCAGGAGCACAAGGTGAACCCCGCCGCCGGGTGCCTGCCCCTTTTCATCCAGATGCCCATCCTCTTCATCCTCTGGAAGGTGATCGCCAACTACGAGTTCGGCCAGGGCCTCCTCTGGATCCCCGACCTGGCCCTGCCCGACCCCTACTACATCCTCCCGGTCCTCTACGTGGCCTCCACCCTCCTCTCCACCTGGCTCTCCGCCCACGGCAACAAGGACGTCATCCGCCAGGGGCTTTTCATAAACTTGATCTTCGTCTTCCTGGTCCTGCAGTTCCCCGCCGGGGTCACCCTCTACTGGGTCCTCTCCAACCTCATCGGCCTCTTCCAGCAGTGGCTCATCAACAAAAGCCTCAAGCCCCTGGCGGCGTAA
- the yidD gene encoding membrane protein insertion efficiency factor YidD has protein sequence MRGLLILLVKAYRRFISPLKPRTCRFHPTCSAYALEALERHGALLGSYLAARRLLRCHPLHPGGLDPVPPVFPPKKAKEGLR, from the coding sequence GTGCGCGGCCTCTTGATCCTGCTCGTGAAAGCTTACCGCCGGTTCATCTCCCCCCTGAAGCCCAGGACCTGCCGCTTCCACCCCACCTGCTCCGCCTACGCCCTCGAGGCCCTAGAACGGCACGGGGCCCTCTTGGGTAGCTACCTGGCGGCGCGGCGCCTTCTAAGGTGCCACCCCCTCCACCCCGGGGGGCTTGACCCCGTGCCCCCCGTCTTCCCGCCCAAGAAGGCCAAGGAGGGCCTCCGATGA
- the ftsY gene encoding signal recognition particle-docking protein FtsY: MGFFDRLKAGLAKTRERLLKAIPWGGNLEEVLEELEMALLAADVGLSATEEILQEVRASGRKDLKEAVKEKLVGMLEPDERRATLRKLGFNPQKPKPVEPKGRVVLVVGVNGVGKTTTIAKLGRYYQNLGKKVMFCAGDTFRAAGGTQLSEWGKRLSIPVIQGPEGTDPAALAYDAVQAMKARGYDLLFVDTAGRLHTKHNLMEELKKVKRAIAKADPEEPKEVWLVLDAVTGQNGLEQAKKFHEAVGLTGVIVTKLDGTAKGGVLIPIVRTLKVPIKFVGVGEGPDDLQPFDPEAFVEALLED, translated from the coding sequence ATGGGCTTCTTTGACCGGCTAAAGGCGGGCCTGGCCAAGACCAGGGAGCGGCTTCTCAAGGCCATTCCCTGGGGCGGCAACCTCGAGGAGGTCCTGGAGGAGCTAGAGATGGCCCTCCTGGCCGCCGACGTGGGCCTCTCCGCCACCGAGGAGATCCTTCAGGAAGTCCGGGCCTCGGGCCGCAAAGACCTGAAGGAGGCGGTGAAGGAAAAGCTGGTAGGGATGCTGGAGCCGGACGAGCGCCGGGCCACCCTGAGGAAGCTGGGCTTCAACCCGCAAAAGCCCAAGCCCGTGGAGCCCAAGGGCCGGGTGGTTCTGGTGGTGGGCGTGAATGGGGTGGGCAAGACCACCACCATCGCCAAGCTGGGCCGCTACTACCAGAACCTGGGCAAGAAGGTCATGTTTTGCGCCGGGGACACCTTCCGGGCCGCCGGGGGAACCCAGCTTTCCGAGTGGGGAAAGCGCCTTTCTATCCCCGTGATCCAAGGACCGGAGGGCACCGACCCCGCCGCTCTCGCCTACGACGCCGTCCAGGCCATGAAGGCCCGGGGCTACGACCTCCTCTTCGTGGACACCGCAGGCCGCCTCCACACCAAGCACAACCTCATGGAGGAGCTGAAGAAGGTCAAGCGGGCCATCGCCAAGGCCGACCCGGAGGAGCCCAAGGAGGTCTGGCTGGTGCTGGACGCCGTCACCGGCCAAAACGGCCTGGAGCAGGCCAAGAAATTCCACGAGGCCGTGGGCCTCACCGGGGTCATCGTCACCAAGCTGGACGGCACCGCCAAGGGCGGGGTCCTGATCCCCATCGTGCGCACCCTGAAGGTGCCCATCAAGTTCGTCGGGGTAGGCGAGGGGCCGGACGACCTCCAACCCTTTGACCCTGAGGCCTTCGTGGAAGCCCTTCTGGAGGACTAG
- a CDS encoding ABC transporter ATP-binding protein, with protein sequence MAQLLVENVTLTFGGLAALSAVSLAVEKGELVSVIGPNGAGKTSLLNCISGFYHPNRGRILFEGHEITRASPHEITKRGIARAFQNIELFSGLTVLENLMLARHTYLRYGLLQAGAFYGRALDLEVENRRRVEEVIDFMELEPYRKALVGNLPYGVRKQVEVARALALSPRLLLLDEPMAGMTLEEKEDMVRFILEIKAQGTTVVLIEHDLGVVMDISDRVYVLDFGQVIAEGPPLEVAQNPRVQEAYMGVEA encoded by the coding sequence GTGGCCCAGCTACTGGTGGAGAACGTCACCTTAACCTTTGGCGGTCTAGCCGCCTTGTCGGCGGTTTCCCTGGCGGTGGAGAAGGGGGAGCTGGTCTCGGTCATCGGCCCCAACGGGGCGGGGAAGACGAGCCTTTTGAACTGCATCTCCGGCTTCTACCACCCAAACCGAGGGCGCATCCTCTTTGAGGGGCACGAGATCACCCGGGCCTCCCCCCACGAGATCACCAAGCGGGGCATCGCCCGGGCCTTTCAGAACATAGAGCTCTTCTCCGGCCTCACCGTCCTGGAAAACCTCATGCTGGCCCGGCACACCTACCTCCGCTACGGCCTGCTCCAGGCCGGGGCCTTCTACGGGAGGGCTTTGGACCTCGAGGTGGAAAACCGCAGGAGGGTGGAGGAGGTCATAGACTTCATGGAGCTGGAGCCCTACCGCAAGGCTTTGGTGGGCAACCTGCCCTACGGGGTCAGGAAGCAGGTGGAGGTGGCCCGGGCCCTGGCCCTCTCCCCCAGGCTCCTCCTCCTGGACGAGCCCATGGCGGGCATGACCCTGGAGGAGAAGGAGGACATGGTGCGCTTCATCCTGGAGATCAAGGCCCAGGGCACCACCGTGGTCCTCATTGAGCACGACCTGGGGGTGGTCATGGACATCTCCGACCGGGTCTACGTCCTGGACTTCGGCCAGGTCATCGCCGAGGGGCCGCCTCTGGAGGTGGCCCAAAACCCGCGGGTCCAGGAGGCCTACATGGGGGTGGAAGCGTGA
- the gltX gene encoding glutamate--tRNA ligase, translating into MVVTRIAPSPTGDPHVGTAYIALFNYAWARKNGGRFIVRIEDTDRARYVPGAEERILAALKWLEIAYDEGPDIGGPHAPYRQSERLPIYKAHAEELLRRGWAYRAFETPEELERIRQEKGGYDGRARHIPPEEAEERARRGEPHVIRLKVPRPGTTAVKDELRGVVVYDNGEIPDVVLLKSDGYPTYHLANVVDDHLMGVTDVIRAEEWLVSTPIHVLLYQAFGWEVPRFYHMPLLRNPDRTKISKRKSHTSLEWYRVEGFLPEALRNYLCLMGFSMPDGREIFTLEEFVAAFSWERVSLGGPIFDLEKLRWMNGKYIREVLSLEEVAQRVKPFLEAAGFFWPSEAYLRRAVELMRPRIDTLKELPEKAPYLFTEDYPFSEKARAKLEEGLPVLKELLPLLKAQEDWGEAALEALLRNFAAQRGLKLGQVAQPLRAALTGSLETPGLFEIMALLGRERTLSRLERALS; encoded by the coding sequence ATGGTGGTGACCCGCATCGCCCCAAGCCCCACCGGCGACCCCCACGTGGGCACGGCCTACATCGCCCTCTTCAACTACGCCTGGGCGCGAAAGAACGGGGGCCGCTTCATCGTCCGCATTGAGGACACGGACCGGGCCCGCTACGTGCCCGGGGCCGAGGAGAGGATCCTGGCCGCGCTGAAGTGGCTGGAGATCGCCTACGACGAGGGGCCGGACATCGGCGGGCCCCACGCCCCCTACCGCCAGTCGGAGCGTCTGCCCATTTATAAAGCCCACGCCGAGGAGCTTCTGAGGCGGGGGTGGGCCTACCGGGCCTTTGAGACCCCGGAGGAGCTGGAGAGGATCCGCCAGGAGAAGGGGGGCTACGACGGCCGGGCCCGCCACATCCCCCCCGAGGAGGCCGAGGAGCGGGCCAGGCGGGGCGAACCCCACGTGATCCGCCTCAAGGTCCCCCGCCCCGGTACCACGGCGGTCAAGGACGAGCTCAGGGGCGTGGTGGTCTACGACAACGGGGAGATCCCCGACGTGGTTCTCCTCAAGTCCGACGGCTACCCCACCTACCACCTGGCCAACGTAGTGGACGACCACCTCATGGGGGTCACCGACGTGATCCGGGCCGAGGAGTGGCTGGTCTCCACGCCCATCCACGTCCTCCTCTACCAAGCCTTCGGCTGGGAGGTGCCCCGCTTCTACCACATGCCCCTCCTCAGGAACCCCGACAGGACCAAGATCTCCAAGCGCAAGAGCCACACCTCCCTGGAGTGGTACAGGGTGGAGGGCTTCTTGCCCGAGGCCCTGAGGAACTACCTTTGCCTCATGGGCTTCTCCATGCCCGACGGGCGGGAGATCTTCACCCTCGAGGAGTTCGTGGCCGCCTTTTCCTGGGAGAGGGTCTCCCTGGGCGGGCCCATCTTTGACCTGGAGAAGCTCCGCTGGATGAACGGCAAGTACATCCGGGAGGTCCTTTCCCTGGAAGAGGTGGCCCAGCGGGTCAAGCCCTTCCTGGAGGCGGCGGGCTTCTTTTGGCCCAGCGAGGCCTACCTGCGCCGGGCGGTGGAGCTCATGCGCCCCCGCATAGACACCCTGAAGGAGCTTCCCGAGAAGGCCCCTTATCTCTTCACCGAGGACTACCCCTTCTCCGAGAAGGCCAGGGCCAAGCTGGAGGAGGGCCTTCCCGTCCTCAAGGAGCTCCTTCCCCTCCTGAAGGCCCAGGAGGACTGGGGCGAGGCCGCCCTCGAGGCCCTTCTCCGGAACTTCGCCGCCCAAAGGGGCCTTAAACTGGGCCAGGTGGCCCAGCCCCTCCGGGCCGCCCTCACCGGGAGCCTGGAAACCCCGGGCCTCTTTGAGATCATGGCCCTTCTGGGCCGGGAACGGACCCTTTCCCGCCTGGAGCGGGCTCTTTCGTGA
- a CDS encoding DUF5522 domain-containing protein, translated as MREEELKEGEDYYLENGYLVFTEAYHLKRGYCCGSGCRHCPWREEEEN; from the coding sequence GTGCGGGAAGAAGAGCTCAAGGAAGGGGAGGACTACTACCTGGAAAACGGCTACCTGGTCTTCACCGAGGCCTACCACCTGAAGCGGGGGTACTGCTGCGGCTCGGGTTGCCGCCACTGCCCCTGGCGGGAGGAAGAGGAAAACTAG